One window of Robiginitalea biformata HTCC2501 genomic DNA carries:
- a CDS encoding MGMT family protein: MSDRDPHFFQRVYEVVRQVPYGRVTSYGAIARYLGTARSARVVGWAMNQSHGMEDVPAHRVVNRNGLLTGKHHFGGTRLMQQLLENEGVRVVENQVVDFRRHYWDPGEEL; this comes from the coding sequence ATGAGCGACCGCGACCCCCATTTTTTTCAGCGCGTTTACGAAGTAGTCCGCCAGGTGCCCTACGGGCGGGTGACTTCCTACGGGGCCATTGCCCGTTATCTCGGAACCGCCCGCAGCGCCCGGGTCGTCGGCTGGGCCATGAACCAGTCGCACGGGATGGAAGACGTGCCTGCCCACCGGGTGGTCAACCGCAACGGGTTGCTTACGGGGAAACACCATTTCGGGGGGACCCGCCTTATGCAGCAGCTCCTGGAAAACGAGGGCGTCCGCGTAGTGGAGAACCAGGTGGTGGATTTCCGGCGCCACTACTGGGACCCGGGAGAAGAACTGTAG
- a CDS encoding LysE family translocator, whose protein sequence is MTHMLTLFFATFSAAFMATVPPGLLNLNAAKISVEKGKSNGIIFSLGVSTMVVIQAYIAVLISKFLYRNPEVIVWLQKAALVVFAFFAIYFFVKARKEKDLPRQMVEVRRRNSYLKGMVLASLNFLTIPYYSALNAMWNASGWIDFKFWDIAVFILSAGCGTFSVLYLYTVYFTKLDSRTNAFSKNSNYVLAVLMVVLLVITLIRVFYT, encoded by the coding sequence ATGACACACATGCTGACCTTGTTTTTTGCCACATTCTCGGCGGCCTTCATGGCTACCGTGCCCCCCGGGTTGCTCAACCTGAACGCCGCAAAGATCAGTGTGGAAAAAGGCAAGTCCAACGGAATCATCTTCAGCCTGGGGGTGTCCACCATGGTGGTGATCCAGGCGTATATCGCCGTGCTCATTTCCAAGTTCCTGTACCGGAACCCCGAGGTCATCGTCTGGCTGCAAAAGGCCGCCCTGGTGGTCTTTGCTTTTTTTGCCATCTACTTTTTCGTCAAGGCGCGAAAGGAAAAAGACCTCCCCCGTCAAATGGTGGAGGTGCGCCGGCGGAACAGTTACCTGAAGGGCATGGTCCTGGCCTCCCTGAATTTTCTCACCATCCCCTATTACAGCGCCCTGAACGCCATGTGGAACGCTTCCGGCTGGATCGACTTCAAATTCTGGGACATCGCGGTTTTTATCCTGTCGGCGGGATGCGGGACGTTTTCGGTCCTCTACCTCTATACCGTGTATTTTACCAAACTGGACTCGCGCACCAATGCATTTTCGAAGAACTCCAACTATGTGCTGGCCGTATTGATGGTAGTTCTGCTGGTCATCACCCTGATCCGCGTCTTTTACACCTGA
- a CDS encoding sensor histidine kinase encodes MATKLRRSYRFSLRSAFYITLFLILSAGILLYLTDLIDAYWMALPVLAVLVFSIAFLVVQIRAERFIYRRIEQIYEDVSLLESTSLTSGPITTDLRTLNEEIENFARAKKIEIDTLRIREEYRKEFLGNVSHELKTPLFTVQGYIHTLLDGALDDKKVRRKYLNRAAKGVERLIYIIKDLDLITKLEVGDLHLEWETFDIVELIQSVFDLLEMKAARKEISLVFDMEYTTPIYVRADKEKIQQVLTNLVVNSIKYGYPKGTTEVSVENLIKNKVIIRVTDNGEGIAEQHLTRLFERFYRVDKSGSRKEGGSGLGLAIVKHIIEAHNEKIYVESDVDVGSEFSFTLEKAKGSPGPD; translated from the coding sequence ATGGCCACCAAGCTCCGCAGGTCCTATCGTTTTTCCCTTCGTTCCGCCTTCTATATTACGTTGTTTCTGATACTGTCAGCCGGGATCCTCCTCTACCTGACGGATTTGATCGACGCCTATTGGATGGCGTTACCCGTGCTGGCTGTCCTGGTCTTTAGCATTGCGTTCCTGGTGGTCCAGATCCGGGCCGAACGCTTTATCTACCGTCGCATCGAGCAGATCTACGAGGACGTATCCCTTTTGGAATCCACCTCCCTGACCTCCGGGCCCATCACCACGGACCTGCGCACCCTGAACGAAGAGATTGAAAATTTTGCCCGTGCCAAGAAAATTGAGATCGACACGTTGCGGATCCGGGAAGAATACCGGAAGGAATTCCTGGGCAATGTGTCCCACGAGCTGAAAACCCCCCTCTTCACCGTGCAGGGCTACATCCATACGCTGCTGGACGGCGCCCTGGACGACAAAAAGGTTAGGCGCAAGTATTTGAACCGGGCGGCCAAGGGGGTTGAGCGGCTTATCTATATCATCAAGGACCTGGACCTGATTACCAAGCTGGAGGTTGGCGACCTGCACCTGGAATGGGAGACCTTTGACATTGTCGAGCTGATACAGAGCGTGTTCGACCTGCTCGAAATGAAGGCGGCCAGAAAGGAGATCAGCCTCGTTTTCGACATGGAATACACCACCCCCATCTACGTCCGGGCAGACAAGGAGAAAATCCAGCAGGTACTCACCAACCTGGTGGTCAATTCCATCAAATACGGGTATCCCAAGGGAACCACGGAGGTAAGCGTGGAGAACCTGATCAAGAACAAGGTCATTATCCGCGTCACCGACAACGGGGAGGGGATTGCCGAGCAGCACCTGACCCGCCTTTTCGAGCGCTTCTACCGGGTAGACAAAAGCGGCAGCCGGAAAGAGGGGGGCAGCGGCCTGGGCCTGGCCATTGTAAAACACATTATAGAAGCCCACAACGAAAAAATCTACGTGGAGAGCGACGTGGACGTGGGGTCCGAATTCTCCTTTACCCTTGAAAAGGCCAAGGGCAGCCCGGGCCCGGATTGA
- a CDS encoding response regulator transcription factor, whose amino-acid sequence MKNQDIKILLVDDEPDILEILSYNLTSEGYQVYTARNGAEGVEKARKKNPHLIILDVMMPEMDGIEACEIIRKTKGLQDSIIAFLTARNEDYSQVAGFDAGADDYITKPIKPKVFISKVKALLRRLKNQEGSGEDILKVGKLVINREEYKVVNKGEELTLPRKEFELLALLASKPDKVFKREVILDKVWGQEVVVGGRTIDVHIRKLREKIGESHFKTVKGVGYKFVE is encoded by the coding sequence ATGAAAAATCAGGATATCAAAATTCTACTCGTCGACGACGAACCCGATATTCTGGAAATCCTCAGCTACAACCTCACTTCCGAGGGCTATCAGGTGTATACGGCCAGGAACGGGGCAGAAGGCGTCGAAAAGGCGCGGAAAAAGAATCCCCACCTGATCATACTCGATGTGATGATGCCCGAAATGGACGGCATCGAGGCCTGCGAGATCATCCGCAAGACCAAAGGCCTGCAGGACAGTATCATCGCTTTCCTCACGGCCCGGAATGAAGATTATTCCCAGGTTGCCGGATTCGATGCCGGGGCGGACGACTACATCACCAAGCCCATCAAGCCCAAGGTGTTTATCAGCAAGGTCAAGGCGCTGCTGCGCCGGCTCAAAAATCAGGAAGGCTCCGGGGAGGACATCCTCAAGGTGGGCAAACTGGTCATCAACCGGGAAGAGTACAAGGTGGTCAATAAGGGAGAGGAACTCACATTGCCCCGGAAGGAATTTGAATTGCTGGCGCTGCTGGCCTCCAAGCCGGACAAGGTATTTAAGCGGGAGGTAATCCTGGACAAGGTCTGGGGCCAGGAAGTGGTCGTGGGCGGGCGAACCATCGACGTGCACATCCGGAAGCTCCGCGAGAAAATCGGGGAATCGCATTTCAAGACCGTCAAAGGCGTGGGGTATAAGTTCGTCGAATAA
- a CDS encoding Mrp/NBP35 family ATP-binding protein, with product MAVSLDKQEIRKALEGITVPGEGENMVASGAVRNIQVFGDEVVVDITIKNPSLQARKKTEVSILQTIHREVYEKAKIKVNVTVDAPAKKPAGNTIRGKAIPGIDNIIAVASGKGGVGKSTVTANLAVTLAQMGFRVGLLDADIYGPSIPIMFDVAGEKPLAVEVAGKSRMRPVENYGVKVLSIGFFTEPDQAVIWRGPMAAKALNQMIFDAHWGELDFLLVDLPPGTGDIHLSIMQSLPITGAVVVSTPQQIALADARKGVAMFRQEAIRVPVLGLVENMAYFTPAELPDNQYYIFGRHGARNLAEDLDIPFLGEIPLVQGIREASDVGRPAALQEGTPTREAFEELTRRTVRELVARNESLPPTRAIEITTMAGCEAVKKS from the coding sequence ATGGCTGTTTCACTCGACAAACAAGAAATCCGAAAAGCACTGGAAGGCATCACCGTCCCCGGGGAAGGCGAGAATATGGTGGCAAGCGGGGCCGTCCGGAATATCCAGGTGTTCGGGGATGAAGTGGTCGTGGATATCACGATAAAAAACCCGAGCCTCCAGGCCAGGAAAAAGACAGAAGTGAGTATTCTGCAAACCATCCACCGGGAGGTCTACGAGAAGGCGAAGATCAAAGTAAACGTAACCGTGGATGCCCCGGCCAAAAAGCCGGCCGGCAATACGATTCGGGGCAAAGCGATTCCCGGGATCGACAATATCATCGCCGTGGCCAGCGGCAAAGGGGGCGTGGGAAAATCCACCGTAACGGCCAACCTGGCGGTAACCCTGGCCCAGATGGGGTTCCGGGTAGGCCTGCTGGATGCAGATATCTACGGCCCTTCCATCCCGATTATGTTCGACGTGGCGGGCGAGAAGCCCCTGGCCGTTGAGGTAGCCGGGAAGTCCCGGATGCGCCCGGTTGAGAATTACGGCGTCAAGGTGCTTTCCATCGGCTTCTTTACCGAACCCGACCAGGCGGTGATCTGGCGGGGCCCCATGGCCGCCAAGGCGCTGAACCAAATGATATTCGACGCCCATTGGGGCGAACTGGACTTCCTCCTGGTAGACCTGCCGCCAGGAACGGGGGATATCCACCTGAGCATCATGCAATCCCTCCCGATTACAGGCGCGGTGGTAGTGAGTACCCCCCAGCAGATCGCACTGGCCGATGCCCGCAAGGGGGTGGCCATGTTCCGGCAGGAAGCCATCCGGGTCCCCGTACTGGGACTGGTGGAAAATATGGCGTATTTTACACCGGCAGAACTTCCGGATAACCAGTATTATATATTTGGCCGCCACGGTGCCCGCAACCTGGCCGAAGACCTGGATATCCCATTCCTGGGGGAAATCCCGCTGGTACAGGGTATCCGGGAAGCCTCGGATGTCGGCCGGCCGGCAGCCTTGCAGGAGGGGACCCCTACGCGGGAAGCCTTCGAGGAACTCACCCGGCGTACCGTTCGGGAACTCGTCGCTCGCAACGAGTCCCTGCCCCCTACCCGGGCGATTGAGATTACAACCATGGCCGGCTGCGAAGCCGTTAAAAAGAGCTAA
- a CDS encoding T9SS type A sorting domain-containing protein, whose translation MKHFYTFILLLFVTAGFSQEVNNRGDIEGFKLYPNPVTQGKVQIVTASNAPKTVHIYNVLGTPVLKTTILGSELNLTGLDAGVYLIQVYERDKVATRKLIVK comes from the coding sequence ATGAAGCACTTTTACACCTTTATTTTACTGCTTTTTGTTACTGCCGGATTCTCCCAGGAGGTGAATAACCGGGGGGATATTGAGGGCTTCAAACTGTACCCGAACCCCGTTACACAGGGTAAAGTACAGATCGTAACCGCTTCGAATGCTCCCAAGACCGTGCATATCTACAATGTCCTGGGCACCCCGGTCCTGAAGACGACCATCCTGGGCTCGGAACTGAACCTCACCGGCCTCGATGCAGGGGTATACCTCATCCAGGTATATGAGCGCGACAAAGTCGCCACCCGCAAACTGATCGTTAAATAA
- a CDS encoding NifU family protein, translated as MTSEELTSKIEAALEEIRPFLQSDGGDISLVGIEDGTRVKVRLEGACVGCTVNQMTLKSGVEMTIKKHAPQIEQVINIS; from the coding sequence ATGACTTCAGAAGAATTAACCTCAAAGATCGAAGCCGCCCTGGAGGAGATCCGTCCGTTTCTCCAGAGCGACGGGGGCGATATTTCACTGGTCGGCATAGAAGACGGCACCCGGGTAAAGGTGCGACTCGAAGGGGCCTGTGTAGGGTGTACCGTGAACCAGATGACTTTAAAGAGCGGTGTGGAAATGACCATTAAAAAACACGCCCCTCAAATCGAACAAGTCATCAATATCTCATGA
- the trmB gene encoding tRNA (guanosine(46)-N7)-methyltransferase TrmB yields MGSKNKLKRFRDNERFTNVIQPERENLLKGDFEYRGRWSAFFGNENPIVLELGCGKGEYTLELARRNPGTNYLGVDIKGARIWRGAKTALEEPLPNAGFLRTHIELIDRVFAPGEVAEIWITFPDPQIKFKRTKHRMTNPDFLRRYRDVLEPGGRVHLKTDSEFMHGYTLGLLQGLGIPVLYANHDIYKNSGAPAEATGIQTFYEKQYLERGKAITYLAFSLDAL; encoded by the coding sequence GTGGGCAGTAAGAATAAACTGAAGCGCTTCCGCGACAACGAACGATTCACCAACGTCATCCAACCCGAACGGGAAAACCTGCTGAAAGGGGATTTTGAATACCGGGGCCGCTGGTCCGCGTTTTTCGGCAACGAAAACCCAATTGTGCTGGAACTCGGCTGCGGCAAAGGGGAGTATACCCTGGAATTGGCCCGCCGCAACCCGGGAACCAATTACCTGGGGGTGGACATCAAGGGAGCCAGGATCTGGCGGGGGGCCAAAACCGCCCTGGAAGAACCCCTGCCCAACGCGGGCTTCCTCCGGACGCATATCGAACTGATCGACCGGGTATTTGCCCCCGGGGAAGTGGCTGAAATCTGGATTACGTTTCCGGACCCGCAGATCAAATTCAAACGGACGAAGCACCGGATGACCAACCCGGATTTCCTGCGTCGCTACCGGGATGTGTTGGAGCCGGGCGGCCGGGTGCACCTGAAGACAGACAGCGAGTTCATGCACGGGTATACCCTGGGCTTGCTGCAGGGGCTGGGGATCCCGGTTCTTTATGCCAACCACGATATTTACAAAAACTCCGGCGCACCGGCCGAAGCGACCGGGATCCAGACTTTTTACGAAAAACAGTATCTTGAAAGGGGAAAAGCCATCACCTATCTCGCTTTCAGCCTGGATGCCTTATGA